Genomic segment of Candidatus Chlorohelix allophototropha:
ATGCTACAATTGAAGCCAGTAGCGCCGGAGAATATGGTCATAGGTTCGCTGTGGTGGCTAACGAGGTCAATCAACTTGCCGGACGTGCCAGAAGTGGTAGCTTGCAAGTTCAGAAGGTTATTTCGCGTTTGCGTAAAATAGTGGAAAGTGTACTTGATCGGATAGAGCAAAGCCGTGATCAGAGTCGCGAGGCGGTTGACAGCTTGACTATTGCCAGCCAGCGAACAGCACAGGTTATTGAGGTTACACAGCACGCTACGGTGCTTTCCCGACAGATTTCCGGCGCTTCTCAACAACAACGTAGTGGTACGCAGCAAACTGCTAACGGGCTTAGCCTCCTTTTACAAATAGCGAATGAAGCGGTGAAAATTTCAGAGAAGAGCCGTGAAACTGCCACTCGTCTAGATAATTTGTCCAAAAATTTGCATAAGGGTTCCAGCCAGATTCCACCTAACGTCCCTCCCGGTAGATCAGATACCGCTCAGATTTCGCCACTGGTTTCAGGAAACTTTAGCCCACAAAAAGCGTAGACAATTAATAGTAAATGAACAGGCTTATTGAAAATAAAAGCTGACTTCCTCATTATTGGAATGGAGGGTAATTTATGGCAGGAATTATTGACCGCGTGACGATGATTGTCAAGGCAAATGTAAATGATTTGCTGGAGAAGTCTGAAAACCCAGAGCGCCAGTTGAACTATTTTATTTTGGAGATGGAAGATAGCATCAAGGAAGCTGAAAATACCGTTACAGGCGCTGCTACTCAGGCAAAAATGCTGGATTTGCAGGCACAGGAAGCTCGGCGTAAAGGGCAAGATTGGGAGCAAAAAGCCGAGCGTGCTTTGAAGGCGAATCGTGAAGATTTGGCGCGGGAAGCCTTGCGGATGCAGGCTCAAGCGGACGAAGAAGCTAATGCTTATCAGGCTCAATACGAAGAGCAGAAGAAGATACAAGAACAACTGCGCTCTCAAATGACCCTGTTGCGGCAAAAATACAATGAGTTGCAAAGTAACAAACCGACCCTTTTGGCTCGTTACGGTATGGCAAAGCTGACTAATAAGGTGTATGGAGAAAAAGACCCTATTACCGGAATTAATACCGGAGCTTCTTCTCGCATGGAGCGCAAAATTATGGCGCAGGAGGCTTTGAGCCAGATGGGTGGCGCTGAAGTAAAGGCGGCTCAAACTGAAGCCGAAATTAATAAGTTGCCGGATGACGACCTAGATTCCGAGCTTGATGCGCTCAAACAAAAGATGGGTTTGGGGAAGAAAGCGGACGAGCAAAAAGAAGGACAAGCTTGATAGCTGCATAAAATTTATTTGGGCTGTTTGGTGGGGCGTAGTTATTTACGTCCCCTTTTTTATGCAGCGGGTATTATCGCTTGGAAAGTAGAGTTTCAATTCGAGAAATAATCTTGCTGAGATTGTATTGACATAATCATGCTCCTCACATTATAATAAGTTTACATAAGCATGGCTCAGTTTTTGTTCGGGAGAGGGCGCATAATTGAACTATATCGGCAGCAAGTGGTCTTTACTTCCCTTTATTCAGAATCTTCTCGATGCCAAACAGCTTAACGGCGGGGTTTTTTGCGACCTGTTTTCAGGTACAACCGCAGTGGGGCAATTTGCCAAGCGTTTGGGGTTTCAGGTTGTTTCAAACGATTGGCAGTATTATTCCTATGTACTGGGCAAAGCCTTTTTGGGATGCAATCAATATCCTACCTTCGAACTGCTTTTAAAGGCTTACCCACAAATTTCAGAACGTCAGGTTCAAATCCAACCACCTTTACCCTCCTTTTCCGGCGATAAAGAATACAATTTGCGGTTGCCTTTACTAAAAGTAGTAGATTGGCTGAATTCGCTATCGGGGATTGATACAGGTTTTGTCTTCAACAATTATTGCTATGGTGGCACCAAAGATTCGGAACATTCGCGCAACTATTTTTCCGATGAAAACGGGCGAAGCTGCGATGCGATTCGGCAAACATTGGAAACTTGGAAAGTTGCAGAGTTGGTAAACGAGGATGAGTATTATTTACTATTGGCGGCATTGCTAGATGCGTTGGATAGCGTGGCGAATACAGCCAGTGTTTATGGTGCGTTTCTGAAACATCTAAAAACAACTGCTCGTAAACCCTTAAAACTGAAAACCCCTGTGATTATTCCCGGCGATAAGCCCCACAAAGTATTCTGTAGCGATGCGAACCAGTTGATCCCGCAACTTGATTGTGATGTGCTGTATCTTGACCCGCCCTATAATCGTCGCCAATATGCCACTAATTACCATTTGCTTGAAACGGTGGCGCTTGGCGATAACCCCGAACTAAAGGGTAAAACCGGGCTACGCCCTTATGAGCACCAACGCAGCCGCTATTGCCTGAAGCTAGAAGTAGAAAGGGCATTTACCGACTTGGTAAGCCACGCACGCGCGCGCCACATTATCTTGAGTTATAACGATGAAGGCTTTTTAAGCCCGAAAGAGATTGAGCGCATCTTTGGGATGCGTGGCAGAGTAGAAACCCATCGCCTTACTTATCGCCGCTTCCGTGCCGATAAGAATCGCGATAACCGCAACTACGCCCCTAACCAGAATGTGTATGAATTCCTATTCTATGTTCGAGTAGAGAATGAAGCCGAACTGGCAGCTTAAATAAAAAAGGAGCGAGATATTGCACTCGCTCCTCGTTTCGATAAATTTGTGTTACTTCTATGCCGAACCGGTGGCAGGGCGTAAAGCTCCCGGAATGATCTGGTCTTTGTAGATAGCTGCTGCTGCCTGACCTTCGTTTAGGGCAGCTGGCTCTACGCGGAACAACGGCTTAGGTTCAGGGCGTTTGGTGTCAAACATTGCCTCGAAATCTTCCCCTTCGAGAGTTTCGCGCTGAATTAATAACTCAGCAACCTCAATGAGTTTCTCGCGGTTTTCGCCCAAAATCTTCTTGGCGCGTTGGTAGTTAGCGTCAATTATTGAACGAACCTCTTTATCGATCTCGTAGGCGATTTCATCCGAGTAGTTGCGCTGCTCGCTGATTTCGCGTCCGAGGAAGATGAGTTCATCTTTTTGACCAAAAGCTACAGGACCAAGCTTTTTGCTCATACCGTATTGAGTTACCATTCGACGCGCCATATCGGTTGATTTCTCAATGTCGTTGCTTGCGCCGCTGGAAATCTCGTTGAAGATAATTTCTTCGGCAGCGCGACCACCCAGACCCCAAGCAATTTGATCTTCAAATTGCGCTTTGGTGCCTAAGAAACGGTCTTCGCTTGGCAGTACACGAGTATAACCACCCGCCATACCACGCGGTATAATCGAGATTTTGTGAACCGGGTCTACATTAGCCAGCATACGCGCGACTAAAGCGTGACCAACTTCATGGTAAGCAGTAATCGCTTTTTCCTTGTCAGAAATCACACGACTTTTGCGTTCAGGTCCGGCGATAACACGGTCAATTGCTTCTTCCAACTCGCTCATGCTGATGCTTTTCTTGTTGCGGCGGGCTGCCAGAATAGCCGCTTCATTGATTAGGTTCTCAAGGTCTGCGCCACTGAAACCCGGCGTTTGTTTTGCCAGAGTTTCCATTGAAACTTCCTTGTCGAACGGTTTGCCGCGTGAATGCACATCCAGAATAGCCATACGACCGCGAATGTCAGGGCGATCCAGTACTACTTGTCGGTCAAAGCGACCGGGACGCAATAGCGCAGGGTCAAGCACGTCAGGGCGGTTGGTAGCGGCTATCATAATTACATTGGTATTGCTATCAAAGCCGTCCATTTCCACCAGAATCTGGTTTAGAGTTTGCTCACGTTCATCGTGGCTTCCACCCAGACCAGCGCCACGTTGGCGACCTACCGCGTCAATTTCGTCGATGAAGATAATGCAGGGCGAATTGCGTTTAGCCTGATCAAACAGGTCACGCACGCGGCTTGCGCCCACACCCACAAACATTTCTACAAATTCACTACCGCTGATGCTGAAGAAGGGTACGCCTGCTTCGCCTGCCACCGCTTTGGATAGCAAGGTCTTACCAGTGCCCGGAGGACCTACCAACAACACGCCTTTAGGGATACGCGCTCCCAATGCAGCGAATTTATCAGGATATTTGAGGAATTCCACCACTTCTGCCAATTCTTGCTTGGCTTCATCCGCACCGGCAACATCGTTGAAGGTTACGCTGGGCTTGTTGCCCATAAACATACGGGCACGACTTTTGCCAAAAGAAAGCGCCTGATTGTTGCTACCTTGCGCCTGTCGCATCATAAATACCAGCACCCCAATGAATAACAGAGTAGGGAGCAAGAAGGTTAGGGTATTAAGAATACCACCCCACTGGGAAGACTCGTTTACTTTGAGGTTAAAGCTGGATTTAGTCAGGTCAACTCCGGCGTTGCGTAGCAAAGAACCGAAATCGGTAACACCGGTCTCACGGCGGAAAACTTTTTCGGTGCCATCGGTGTATCGGATTCTACCAACATCACTATCGTTGGTAATGACAATTTCTTTGATTTTGCTGCTTTGATTTGGGTCTGCGGCAGTTCTGATAACTTCACCTAATGTAATGGTGTTGTTACTATCTTTGCTACCATTACCCAGAATGGTGAAGAACAGTGCAAGTACGGCTACCATGATTATCAGGTAGACGAAACTGTTCCTTAACCATTTATTTTCACCCATAAATAACCTCCGCTGTCACTTCGCCCGGCTCCCGGGTCAGGGAATTAACTGGTTGCCTTTCCGCGCTGCCAAGACGAGGGGAGCTTTGAGCAGGGCAGAAGTGAATTATTATTATGACCATAATGGTCAGGTATTTTTATATAAAAAAGCAAAAATCGGTTTCATTAACTGAAAATACCCCTTCAATTATAACAAACCTTATTTGAAAAAGCCATTTGCATAAAGCCTGTTCAAGCAAACACTAACAAAAGGTTCACTAATCAGGTTATCTGTAATAAGAACTTACGCGCTGCCAGTTTTGAAAGTTTCATATTTTGCCAGCATACTCTATCTATCAAGTGTTAGAGTTATGTTAGTTTTTTCTGGTTTCTTATCGGGGGGGCAGGTCATGTCCGTTCAGAATCTCATCAAAGCGGGGGTTTCCTCGCAAGTGATCGAGTTTATCGTCTTCCAACGCCCACTCGCGCACTCCTTCGGTATCTAATGCCGCAGCACGTCCCAAATGGTAAAGCGATTCACTTATTCTGAAATTTTCGGCATAAAAACAAGCTAGGTGGTAATGTGCCAGCAAATATTCGGGGTCAATTTCTATAGCCTTAAGCAAGGAGGTTTCGGCGCGCTCGGATTCTTCTAGCATAATGGCAGACAGTCCCAGATTATGCCATGCAATCTGGTCGTTAGAGTCTATTTTTAGGATAGACTCAAGTTGTTGCGCCGATTGGTGATAGTCGCCTTGTTCCCAGAAAATATCAGAGAGCTTAAAACGGGCACGGGTATCCTCTGTTTTTTGCTGGATAGCTTTTCCCAGAGATGAAATCGATTTGGAAATTTCACCACGCTCGTAGAGAATTTCGCCCATAACTCGCCAGGCATCGGGATAGTTGGGGTCTGTGTCAAGCGTTTTTTCAAGAAAAAAGTGGGCGGTATCTAATCCGTTCTGAAGCAAAAAATAACCCAAATTGTATAAAACTTCGGGGCGTTTGGGGTCAAGACGGAGTGCCTGTACATAGTGCATCAAGGCATCTTGGTAATTACCTTGTTCAGCGCAAATTGTGCCGAGGTTATCGTGAAGGGCGGGCCAATTAGGGGCGTATTCAAGGGCTTTACGCACCTCTGCTTCCGCATCCGCGAACCGTTCGGCTTCATAGTACACTTTAGCGCGATCATTATGCCCACGCGCCAATTGCATCAGATGTTCATCAGATGCTTCAAAACCGCTTTTATTTTCGCTGCTTTCCCACTCAAAAGACTGTGGATGGTTTTTGTCTCCCATCATCCTACCCGGTTACTCCCCTGAAATTCACTTCGCCTTTTCAAACTAGCCTATTATAACAGTTCTGAACAAGAGTGTGCATGGAAATACCTTTTCGAGCAGGGCGGATGCAAGTTCGGAAGGGGAGTGTAACCATACGGGTTCATATCCTTTCAGGGCACAGGCAGGCAGTGGGATGCCTGCCGAGGCCGCAAGGGGTGTTCTCTTGAACTAACCCCTCTCTACTTTTTTCCGGCGGGAGCAGCAGGTTATTGCCCTAAAAACGTTTCTTGCAATAGCCCTGCCCAATCAAGCGAGTTACTAAAACACTTCGCCATATTTTGACAAACTGAGGAAGCCATTCTAATAATTGTTCCATTAGCAAATAAGTGTTTAATTCAGCCAGAAGGGAATTATGAAATTACCTAAAACCGCTAAAATTCATGAGGTTGGTCCTCGCGATGGGTTGCAGAACGAGAAAGCGCCTGTTTCTACAACAGATAAAATCGCGCTGGTAAATGCACTGGCGCAAGCGGGTTTGACAAGCATTGAATACGGGTCTTTTGTAAGCCCTAAATGGGTTCCGCAAATGGCAGATAGTGATGAGGTAGGTCGCCTTATTACTCGTTTGCCGGGTATTAGTTACCAGGCATTGGTTATGAATATGAAGGGCTATGAACGAGCCAAAGCAACTGGGATGGATTCGGTTAACATCGTTACGGGTGTTAGCGAGACTTTTAACCGCAAAAATATGAACGCTGGCGTGGATGAGTCGCTGGAAAACTACCGTCCCATAATTGCCCAGGCGCGTCAAGATGGGATTCAGATTACGGCGTATGTATCCACTGCTTTCGGTTGCCCTTACGAAGGAGAAATACTTTTCGCAAATGTTCTAGAGGTTAGCCGGAAATTCTTGACGATGGGGGCGGATGAAGTGATTTTGTCCGATACTATTGGTTGCGCGCATCCTAAACAAGTTAGCGAGTTGCTAGCTATGCATCTTGAGCATATCCCGGTGGATAAACTCGGTGTGCACTTTCATGATACGCGCGGTTTAGCATTGGCAAACGTGTTGGCGGCGCTTCAGCTGGGAGTGAATCGCTTTGATGGTTCAGTAGGAGGAATGGGTGGTTGTCCCTTTGCGCCCGGTGCACAGGGTAACGTCTGTACCGAAGATTTGGTTTTTATGCTAGAGGAAATGGGTGTCGAGACAGGCGTGAATGTTCCCGCGCTTATTGAAGTGTCTCGCACGGTTGAAGGGTTGTTAGGACGTGCCTTGCCCGGTCATATCAAAAGCGCAAAACACAAGCCCAGTTATTTGGAGAGAAAATAATGCGGTGTAGATTCAAGCAACTTATCTTTGGCAAGGTATCTTACGCTTTGTAAATCGCACGTTTAAATTCATTGAGCATTGTTGAGTGCCAGTCGCGCTTTCCTTGCCGCAATTCGCTCTCAACTGCTCCCAAATAGTGACCGCAGGTTACACAAAAAACTGCTATCAGAGTTTCGCTTTCCTCTTCATCGTCATAATCATAAATCATTTCAGTTTCATCGAAAGGATAAACAGGTTCACTGGCAAGATTGGTGCTGCTGCAATGTGGGCATTTCCCACTAATTTTGTTTTCCATGGCTTTCACTCCTTTTGAGAGGTGAATTGCGGAAGGAGGCAATTCCGCGTGTACTGAGCGCACTGAAGAAGCTAAGAAAACTGGCAAAACTCAAAATGCTGCCAAAACTTGCAATGCTGGTTAATGATAGCAAACTGAACGAACTACCAATAGATAGAATACTGTTGGAACTGCCAATGGAGAGTACACTATTGAAACTACCGATTGAGAGTATGCTATTATAACTTCCTATGCTAAGGATACTGTGTTTTTTGCTTTTTTTACCAATCTTACTAGCTATATCTTGTGCTAATTTTCCATTAGCAATAGGGCTATCGGCGAGTTCCATTTTTTTTCTAGCCTCCATAGTTTCCTCCTTGTTTTCGAAATGAAGACTATCTTTTCGAGCGGGTACGCATAAAAGGCACCGTCACTGATAATATTACCAGTAACAGGAAGATTCCGGCAAGAATGAGTATGGCAGGAGGTCCACCCCCTTCGGTTTTGGGGCTTTCAGGTTTTGGAGTTGGCGTAGGTAGCGGCGTAGGTGTCGGTGGTATAGGCGAGGGAGTTGGGGCAACCGCAGTAATTGTAGCTTGCAAGAGGATATTATTTCCGGCAGTAACCGGCGTTAAGAATATAAAAACGGCTATAATTCCCAACACCATTACAAGTAATGTGAGGATTAAAAGCCGTTTGATTGGAAAGTTATTTACTCGCATTCTTGCTGTTTAACACCACATCGCGCAAATTTTCAAGCGCGGCATTTTCACTGGAGAAAGTATCGGTCATTTGATTTTTTAGGTCAAAGGCTGAATTCCAGAGCGTTTGGTTATTGGTGTTCAAACCATCTTTAAGTCGAGCGTAATACATCTGACGGGTATATAACATATCCAGCATTCGTTGCTGATGTATTTCCGCTTCGGGTGGCACTAACCCCTGATCTTTCATAACCCTGAGTTGATTAATTGTACTCTCAATCACCTTCAAGGTTTCATCACAAGCACGTACAAAACGTTCTTTGTTGTTAGGGTTACGCCAATAGGTAAAGTTGCTTTTATCCGGCACATCTCCGGCAGTGATACGGAAGTTTTCAATTGCTTGTGTTATATTGCCACGCACCGGTAGAACTTGCTGGTAATATTTCATAGCAGGGGTAGTGGCTACTGGAGTAGCATCGGTTTTGCCCTTGAATAGAAATAGATTGCCCGCCAACATAAAAGCCAAAAACCCAAGAATAATAGCAGGTAAAACCCAGCGTCTTTTACTACGCCAGTATTTGTTGAAAGCGGCTGCCAGAAAATCCTGAGCTTGATATAGGAACTCGGAGAATCCCGGTGTAGCTCTTGCGGAGACCTGCCTTCTCGCAATATTGGCTTCGTAGTAAGGGGAATGTAACCCGGAAGGTATATAGATAACCTTGTGGCAGAGATCGCATTTCTGAACAAGACCACGCCTTGCCGTCTCATCCGAATTTTCATTCTCACAAGATTTGCAGACAATTACACCCCGGTCGTAGCCTACCCATGGAAGGGCAGATTCGGGTTCGTTACGCGCTTTTTCTGCTTCAAGCCCACATGCGGTACAACGCTGCAACCCACCCGGAAAATTATTACCACAACGAGGACAATGCTGTTCTGGCAAGCGTTTTGGTAATTTTATAGGCTCGCTAAAGTCGGAGTAATCTTTAAAGTATTGATTATAATTTCTGATAGGACGCGCCCTCCATAACAGGCAAACTCACGATACATTAACGACGCATCGTTGCCGTAGTTTGGTAGCCTTTCAGATGAGATTTTAAGCAGTTAAGATACCCTATGTATAATTTGGATTCTAACCCCATGTGAAAATTTTGTCAAATGTTGTTAAGGTATTTTAATTGCTTTTGTGTTTTGCTTCGGGGTAGTTGACAGACCGGAAAAGGGATGTTATATTTTTCTACAGTTAAATAGTGACCTTTTGAAAAACTATGAACAGAACGAGTAAGCTTGAAAGCGAAGCTTCAGAGAGTCCGGTAAGGTGTGAGCGGGCGCTGGCGCGTAGGCTGAATGGATCTGGGAGTTGCAAACCGAACGTTTACCCAAGTAGGCTTTGCCGGAGTCCCTCCGTTACAGGGGAAAGGTATCGGCGTAACAGCCCGTACCCGTTGAGAAGCTGTTCTGTGAAGGCAGCTTGAAGAAGGGTGGTAACACGAGAGTAAGGTTTACTCCCGTCCCTTTATGGGATGTGGGGTTTTTTGTTTTATACGGCAAATTGAGTAAATGAGGTATAGCTATGCAGAGCGGTCAATACATACCCAGCCTTGAACAGGTAAAAACACTGGCAGGCAAAGGGAATATCACCCCGGTATACCGCGAGATTTTTGCAGACCTTGAAACGCCCGTTTCAGCCTATCTGAAAGTGTGTCGTGATGAGCCGCACAGCTTTTTGCTGGAAAGCGTTGAGGGTGGGGAACGTCTGGCGCGTTACAGTTTTATGGGTTACAACCCCTACCTGACTTTGCGCTTAGATAAGGGCGTGGCAAATGCTCGCCAACATGGCTATAAGCAAAGCATTAACTATGATGACCCACTTCAAGTTATTTCTAGTTACCTCCGCGCCTATGAACTGGTGGAAATCCCTGAGTTGACCAAAGAACTGCCCCGTTTTTACGGTGGGGCAGTGGGTTACCTGACCTATGAGACGGTGCGCTATTTCGAGAAATTACCCTCTCCTGAAAATGATGGACTTGGTATTCCAGAGGGCATTTTCGTGTTTTGTGATACCGTATTGGTTTTTGACCATCTAAAAAGGCGCATCAAAATAGTCTCACATGTGCATTTGGATGGTAGCGATCAGGAAATTGAAGCCAGCTATAAGGATGCGATAGCGCGTATCGAGAAACAAGTTGAGCGTCTCGAAGGTCCTTTACCACTTGAACTGATTAAGGGGAAGATGGAAGGCTTTAGTGATGGGGCTGTAACCAGCAACGTTACTAAAGAACAGTATATAGAGCGGGTTGAGAAGGCTAAAGAATATATTCGCGCCGGGGATATTATTCAGGTTGTACCTAGCCAGCGTCTCTCACGCCCAACCAGCGCAAAAGCCATCAACCTTTATCGGGCGTTGCGGGCGGTAAACCCCTCACCTTATATGTATTATCTGCACTTTCCTGAAGTTGATATTATCGGAGCATCGCCGGAATTGCTGGTGCAAGTCGAGAACGGCGTGGTTAGCACCCACCCGATTGCCGGAACGGTGCGGCGTGGCGGTAGTGACGAAGAAGACCGCGAGTTGGGCGCAACCCTCGCTGCCGATGAAAAAGAGCGTGCCGAACATGTGATGTTGGTGGATTTGGGGCGAAATGACATTGGGCGGGTGAGCGTGCCGGGTACGGTGAAGGTTACCCAATTAATGGATGTAGAACGCTACTCGCATGTTATGCACCTTGTTTCTCATGTGGAAGGTCAACTGAAATCGGATATGACTGCTTACGAGGCGTTGAGCGCGTGCTTTCCTGCTGGAACGGTCAGCGGCGCACCCAAAATCAGGGCGATGGAAATAATCGCAGAATTAGAGAACGACAAACGCGGTTTGTACGCGGGGGCGGTGGGTTATTTCAGCTTCAGCGGTAACCTTGATACCGCTATTGCTATTCGTACCATTGTATTAAAAGATGGGGTGGCGCATGTTCAGGCGGGTGGTGGGGTCGTAGCCGATAGTGACCCTGAGAAGGAATATCAGGAGACCTTGAACAAGGCTTACGGGATGCTCAAAGCGCTTGATGAAGTGGAAAAGTTGGCATGAAGTATTTTAGGATATATTTTTAAGGGTAGGTGGCGTGTATGCTGTTGATGATTGATAATTACGACTCCTTTACCTATAATCTGGTGCAATATTTTGCCGAGCTTGGCGAAGAAGTGTTGGTGTACCGCAATGATGCCATTACCCTCGATGAAATCAGCCGCATAAAGCCAGCGCGCATCGTTATTTCGCCCGGTCCCGGCGAACCCAAAGATGCAGGAGTAAGTGAAGATGTTATCCGGCAATTTGGTACCGGAATACCTATACTCGGAGTTTGCTTGGGGCATCAGGCAATCGGTGAGGTTTTTGGCGGTACAGTGGAACGCGCTCCTGAACTGATGCATGGCAAAGTCAGCCCGATTCATCACAACGGGGAAGGCGTGTTTGCGGGTATTCCGCAGAATTTTAAGGCGACTCGTTACCATTCGCTGGTGGTGCGCCAAAGTGACCTGCCTTCCGAATTGGAAGTGACTGCCTCTACAGAGAGCGGTTTGATTATGGGCTTGCGGCATCGCCAATATCCGATTCACGGCGTTCAGTTCCACCCGGAGAGCATTTTAACCGAAAACGGTAAAGATTTACTCCGTAACTTTTTATCAATTAAAAACTAGCGAGGTCATAGAATGGGCAAAAGTGCCTTTAGCGGTATCCAACCTAGCGGTGATATGCATATCGGCAACTATCTGGGCGCAATTCGCAACTGGGTAGTTGATTATAATACTGACGAGAGCATTTATTGTATCGTAGATTTGCACGCCATTACCGTGCCACAAGACCCGGAATTATTGCGAAATCGCATCCGCAGCCTGACTAAAATTTATATCTCCTGTGGGCTTGATATAAATAAAGTGGCAATTTTCGTGCAATCGCATATCAAAGAGCATGCCGAATTGGGCTGGATTTTCCAATGCCTGACCCCGCTTGGTTGGGCAAGTCGCATGACTCAATATAAAGAAAAGAGCGCGGATAAAAAAGAACAATCCAGCGTAGGTTTGCTGGCTTACCCCATGCTGATGGCGGCGGATATTCTGTTGTATCAGGTGGATGGCGTTCCGGTAGGCGATGACCAGAAGCAGCACGTAGAATTGACCCGCGACATTGCTCAGAAATTCAATCGCGAGTACGGCGAAGCTTTCAAAGTCCCCGAACCGTGGATTAGAGATTCGGGCGCACGTGTAATGGCTCTGGATGAACCTACTAAGAAGATGAGCAAAAGCGGTGGACCAAACAACGCTATTATGCTGCTCGACTCGCCTGCTGTAATAAAGTCTAAAATTATGAAGGCTACTACCGATAGCGGCAGAGAAATAAAATTTAACCCGGAACAGGCGGGCTTATACAATCTGCTTACCATCTATGAGCTTTTTGCGCCCGGTAATCCAACCCGCCCTGAAATTGAGGAGCAATTTGCCGGGCAAGGTTACGGCGGACTCAAGAAAGCAACGGTTGAAGTAGTGGTGGAAGGCTTGCGCCCCATTCAAGAGAAATATGCTGAGCTTTCCAAAGATGAGGGCTATGTTGAGCAGATTTTGAAGGATGGCGCGGATAAAATTCGCCCAATTGCAGCTAAAACCTTGTCTGAAGTAAAGCAGCGGATGGGTATCGGTTAGTTAGAGCGGCTGAATAATTAAGTGCAAAGCAAACCCAATAAAAGAGAAGCACAATGATTAGAGAAGCAATTGCGAAACTGGTAAACGGCGATTCACTCAGCTATGAAGAAGCTGCCGCCTCTATGGAAATGATAATGACCGGAGAGGCAACCCCCGCGCAGGTGGGGAGCTTCCTGACTGCCCTTCGTATGAAAGGCGAATCGGTGGATGAGGTGGCAGGGCTTGCACAGGTGATGCGCGAGAAAGCTACTGTGGTTCACCCCCCCACTAACTTGAATCGCCCGTTGGTGGATGTGGTGGGTACAGGGGGAGATGGCAAGCACACCTTTAATATCAGTACTACCGCCGCTTTTGTAATTGCGGGTGCAGGTGCGGCAGTTGCCAAGCATGGCAATCGGGCTGCCAGTAGCCGTTGCGGTAGCGCCGATGTGCTGGAAGCGTTGGGGGTAAATATCAATCTGAAACCGGAACAGGTCGCTGCTTGCATTGAGAAAGCCGGCATCGGTTTTATGTTTGCACCGCTTTTCCACCCTTCCATGAAGTACGCTGGTCCAGTCCGGCGTGAAATCGGCATCCGCACCGTCTTTAATATCCTTGGACCTTTGACGAACCCGGCAAGGGTGCGCCGACAATTGTTAGGCGTACCTGATCCGGCTATTGCCGCAAAGATGGCAGCCGTTCTGAAGCGATTGGGCTGTGACCATGCGATTGTGGCATGTAGCTCGGATGGAATGGATGAGATTAGCATTGCCGCT
This window contains:
- a CDS encoding anthranilate synthase component II, whose protein sequence is MLLMIDNYDSFTYNLVQYFAELGEEVLVYRNDAITLDEISRIKPARIVISPGPGEPKDAGVSEDVIRQFGTGIPILGVCLGHQAIGEVFGGTVERAPELMHGKVSPIHHNGEGVFAGIPQNFKATRYHSLVVRQSDLPSELEVTASTESGLIMGLRHRQYPIHGVQFHPESILTENGKDLLRNFLSIKN
- the trpS gene encoding tryptophan--tRNA ligase; translated protein: MGKSAFSGIQPSGDMHIGNYLGAIRNWVVDYNTDESIYCIVDLHAITVPQDPELLRNRIRSLTKIYISCGLDINKVAIFVQSHIKEHAELGWIFQCLTPLGWASRMTQYKEKSADKKEQSSVGLLAYPMLMAADILLYQVDGVPVGDDQKQHVELTRDIAQKFNREYGEAFKVPEPWIRDSGARVMALDEPTKKMSKSGGPNNAIMLLDSPAVIKSKIMKATTDSGREIKFNPEQAGLYNLLTIYELFAPGNPTRPEIEEQFAGQGYGGLKKATVEVVVEGLRPIQEKYAELSKDEGYVEQILKDGADKIRPIAAKTLSEVKQRMGIG
- the trpE gene encoding anthranilate synthase component I, producing MQSGQYIPSLEQVKTLAGKGNITPVYREIFADLETPVSAYLKVCRDEPHSFLLESVEGGERLARYSFMGYNPYLTLRLDKGVANARQHGYKQSINYDDPLQVISSYLRAYELVEIPELTKELPRFYGGAVGYLTYETVRYFEKLPSPENDGLGIPEGIFVFCDTVLVFDHLKRRIKIVSHVHLDGSDQEIEASYKDAIARIEKQVERLEGPLPLELIKGKMEGFSDGAVTSNVTKEQYIERVEKAKEYIRAGDIIQVVPSQRLSRPTSAKAINLYRALRAVNPSPYMYYLHFPEVDIIGASPELLVQVENGVVSTHPIAGTVRRGGSDEEDRELGATLAADEKERAEHVMLVDLGRNDIGRVSVPGTVKVTQLMDVERYSHVMHLVSHVEGQLKSDMTAYEALSACFPAGTVSGAPKIRAMEIIAELENDKRGLYAGAVGYFSFSGNLDTAIAIRTIVLKDGVAHVQAGGGVVADSDPEKEYQETLNKAYGMLKALDEVEKLA
- the trpD gene encoding anthranilate phosphoribosyltransferase — its product is MIREAIAKLVNGDSLSYEEAAASMEMIMTGEATPAQVGSFLTALRMKGESVDEVAGLAQVMREKATVVHPPTNLNRPLVDVVGTGGDGKHTFNISTTAAFVIAGAGAAVAKHGNRAASSRCGSADVLEALGVNINLKPEQVAACIEKAGIGFMFAPLFHPSMKYAGPVRREIGIRTVFNILGPLTNPARVRRQLLGVPDPAIAAKMAAVLKRLGCDHAIVACSSDGMDEISIAASSHLYEVRADGNMHEQVIKPEDFGFNRAELDTMLGGTAEQNREITLRILQGEKGAQRDVVLLNAAAALMVADLAGDMWQGIEMSAQSIDSGAAYASLNSLVAVSQSFAA